TTGATCGGCATATTTTCTCCTCAATTCTTATAAAAGGTGCGACTGGTTAAAATTAATTCTCAACCTTTAGTTGGGAAAGATGCTGATTCTTCGTAGTCAAGGGAATTGCTAGTAGAGATGCACACAATTACTTAAATTTTTGACTTTTGAATTCACAAAAGATACAGGCTCTTCCCTAAAGGAAATCAACAGATATATGTTTACACTGCCAGTAATGAAAGGCAATGTTAGCAAGGAGAACCTGGGGACAACAGCTTGGAATCAGCAGATGCCATAGGTACTCGTTCCAATGCCGACGGAGTTAGCTGACGGGCTAAGACTGGAAGGTGTCTCTCCATTCAAGATTCGCCCCAATACATTGGTTCCTCCGCTTCTAACCCAGAGTTGAAGTTTTTCAGCAACTAGACTGGATTGAATTAGGCAAGTTTTACCCATACATTCACTAAAACTATACTGAAACGTCCAAAGAGTCAATCCATCTTAACTTCCCACATCAGGACGAGTGCTATTTAACAACTTATCTGGTTAATATTTACGGTGAATTGTATTAATAATGCTCTGATGGTGGATGCTTCAGTAATTGGTGAGGAAACGTATATGAGTCAAACCTCATATCTTTACAAATTATACCCAAGAATAAAAAGATTGCTCAGGTGCTGAAATACCTATTTTTTAGGGATACTGCAAGCGCCATGACTGCCATACTTGTCAAGCTTAAAAATTAGCAACAGCCTTAATTGGCTGTTACTAGTTAGGAAAAATCATATGATTGACCAAATTGTAAACCAAACTTTAATCAACTTGCACCATATAGCAATCCGTGCAGGAGTTGTGAAATTACTCGTTGAGGTAGGGAACGCTCTGCACAGGCTATGCCAACACAAATGAAATAGGACTGCCATAGCAGACTTTCAAGCTAAAAAACTTCCGTAGCCGCCGCCTGAGGGCAAAGCGGATGCTGTGCGAACGGCGATCGCCCTTGGCGGCTCCCTTTGGGAGCATCGCACAGTATTGAGCTATGTAACACCTTTGGTTGTGATGGCTTTACGAAGTTTAACCATTGTTTAGTTAAACACATAAAACACGGGTCAGCTACCAACTTTATAGAATTATAAGCTTTCCACAGATGTTTTAGTTTTGTCAGAGAGGATGCCTACACAGTTCGTTCCACACAAATGCTCTCGTAAGCTTATTAACTTCCCACCTCAGGATGAGTGCTATTTAACAACTTATCTGGTTAAGATTTACGATGAATTGTATTAATCATGCTTTTATGATGGATGCTTCGGTAATTGGTGAACAAGTCATTGCTACAAACTTAAAGCAGTTTCTTTTGGTACTTGCAGTTTCTTTAGGGGTGGCGACAATATCACAGATATTTAGCTGGTTTCGGCAAATACCTTACACTTTACTTTTAGTCATTGTAGGCTTAGGGTTAGCTTTTGCCGATGTTCGTTTAGTGGATCTTTCTCCAGAATTAATTTTGTTTATTTTTCTACCACCATTACTTTTTGAAGCAGCATGGAATTTAAAATGGTCGAATTTAAAGCGGGATTTGTTGCCAATTACTCTTTATGCAGTTATTGGGGTTGTGATTTCAATAGTGGGGATGGCAATAGGTTTAAATAAATTTGCAGGAATCTCACTCACAACGGCTTTACTCATCGGGGCTAGTCTTTGTGCCACGGATCCAGTTTCAGTCACTGCTTTATTTCGGGAATTGGGCGTTCCTAGTCGTTTGACAACATTAATTGAAGGTGAAAGCTTGTTCAATGATGGCATGGCAGTTGTTGCTTTTAGTTTTTTAGTGCAACTGCCTTTAGGAACAGCTGAATTAGAATTAAAACCAATTGTGGTAGAACTTTTTACAGTTGTTGGTATTGGTATGGCGGTTGGAGGACTCATTGGTTTTGGGATCTCTTACCTCACCCAACGTTTCGATTTACCACTTGTGGAACAGTCTTTAACTTTAGTTTCTACCTATGCAACATATCTTATTGTTGAGGAGTTAGGTGGATCTGGAGTCATTGGGGTTGTGACGACAGGGTTGATCTTGGGCAATTTTGGTTCTCGGATTGGTATGAACCCGCGTACTCGGGTTATCGTGACTGAGTTCTGGGAATTTCTGGCGTTTTTTGTGAACTCAATTGTCTTTCTGTTGATTGGGGATCAGATACGGTATGCCAGTTTGGAGGAAAACTTAACAATCATTGCAGTGACAGTAGGGGTAATGATTTTAAGTCGGGCAATTGCAATATTGTCTTTAAGTCAATTAAGCAATCTTTTACAAGCATCAAAAATTACTTTACCTGAACAAACTATACTCTGGTGGGGCGGGGTGCGCGGTTCTGTTTCTATTGCTTTGGCTTTGAGTGTACCCACAATTGTAGTAGAGCGAGAAAAAATTATTGCTACAGTTTTTGGTGCAGTATTATTTACTTTGCTATTCCAAGGATTAAGTATCAAACCTTTATTACAAAAGCTTAACTTTCTGGGTGACCAGTCCTTACGCGAGCGATATTTAGAAATAGTTGCACGGACTGTTGCTCTCAATCGTGTCTTACAACACCTTCAAGTAGACCAAAGACCTGGTGTAGACCCAGAGTTTTACCGCTATCAAGAAGCACTGGTTAAAGGAGAAATTGAAAATTTAGAAGCGCAAATTAACCAGCTACAGGATGAGCATCCAAACATCCGCAACTTTCCAGCTGAACAACTCCGAGGAGAACTTTTGGCTATTGAAGCAGATACCTATGCTGAATTTCTGCGGACAGGTCAGTTAAATAAAGAACTTTCTCCATTGCTGGAAGATGTTTTGCAAAATAGTGAGGGGATTTGAAATATACAGATAAATTCTTCTATAGAAGCTTCGAGATATCTTTGCGATGTTAGTTTCTGATAAAATCCTTACGGTGAAAACGTACTCCAACGTAACATAACAGTCGTAAAAGAGTTGTATCTATCGAAGTTATGATAACAGCTAATGTTGACACAAATCCATTAGATCAAGACTCCTCTAATTGGTCTGCCTTGTTGCAGCAACTGTTAGAGCGTCAATCACTTTCGGTATCTCAAGCTTCTAACTTAATGTCTGGTTGGCTACAAGAAGCCATTCCCCCTGTGTTATCGGGTGCTATTTTAGCAGCAATTCAAGCCAAGGGAGTGTCTGCCGAAGAGTTACTTGGCATGGTTGAGGTTTTATATTCTCAATCTAACAAACCAGCGCAACGAGATTTGATTGTTGGTAACTCACCACTTGTAGATACTTGTGGTACTGGGGGAGATGGAGCATCAACATTTAATATTTCCACTGCTGTTGCTTTTGTGACTGCTGCTGCTGGGGTAAAAGTGGCTAAACATGGTAATCGTTCAGCATCTGGAAAAACTGGTTCAGCAGACGTGTTAGAAGCTTTGGGTGTTAATCTTAAAGCAAGTCTGGAGAAAACTCAAGAAGCTGTGAGCGCAGTTGGCATGACTTTCTTGTTTGCACCCGATTGGCATCCAGCTCTCAAAGTTCTCGCCCCTTTACGAAAAACTCTGAAAGTACGCACAATTTTTAATTTGTTAGGTCCATTAATTAATCCCTTAAAACCAACAGGACAGGTTATTGGTGTCAACTCTCCGGTTTTGGTAGAAACTTTTGCTAAGGTTTTAAATCAATTAGGGACTCGCCGCGCAATTACACTTCACGGACGCGAAAAATTAGATGAAGCAGGGTTGGGAGATAAAACTGATTTGGCTGTGTTGTCAAACCAACAAATACACCTGATCGAACTTTCTCCACAACAGCTAGGCTTAAACCCTGCTCCCATTAGTGAATTACGGGGTGGGGATGTTGAAGAGAATGCAGAAATTCTCAAAGCTGTTCTTCAAGGTAAAGGGACTGGGCCACAGCAAGATGTGGTTGCTCTCAATGCAGCGTTTGCACTGTATGTGGGCGAAGCAGTACCAGATCAAGCAGATGATTATCAAACTTTTTCTCAAGCTGTTATTGTTGCTAAGGAAATTCTCCAAAGTGGACTTGCTTGGAAAAAGTTGGAACAGCTTGCTGAATTTTTGAAGTGAAAGATAATCTGCAAGAACATTGAAGAAAGCAGAGGGCAAAGGGATCAATTGGATGGGGATTGATACCCCAATCAATTATGGAAGAAACATCTTTTGCCTGTTCCCTGTTCCCTATAGCGGTTCTCACTTCGGTGCAATATAGTCGTCACCTCACCCCGCATTTGAGTCTCGCAAACGCTCCCCTCTCCTTAGCAAGGAGAGGGGTTGGGGAGCCAGTGCTGTGGGGAGCCAGTACTGCCAAGAGTTGTGCCTTGCGGAGCCAGTACTTGATGAGGGTTTCCCTCACTTGGTATCTGGTGAGACCAGCGCTGCAGGAGGGTCTCCCTCCGTAGGCGACTGGCGAACCCGAAGGGCGTCGGGTTAAGCGCGTTGTGGCAACTAGCCCCGATAGGCGTAGCCGTGCCGCAGGCATAGGGGGCGCTACGCAAACCCAGAGGGTCTCCCGACCTAGGTATCTGGTGAGACAGCGCTGCAGGAGGTGAGACCAGTGCTGCGGGAGGGTCTCCCGACAGCCAGGCATCTGGCGAACCCGAAGGGGTCTCCCGACCTAGGCGACTGCGTAAGCGCAAAGCGCACGCGGCTTGGGCGTAAGCGCAAGCGCACGCTAAGAGCGAACGCGTAAGCGTGTCCCTTTGGGACTTACGCGTAGCGTCTCCGCAGGAGATACCCGAAGGGCGTCCGGGTCCCCCGACTTGAGGCACCTGGCGTGGTGAGGTTAAAAATGTACTTCATGCAAATGAGAACCGCTATATTCCCTATTCCCTATTAATTCTTTTTCTCGTCATCTCCTAACATATGAAGTAATTTTTTTGCACCCAAAGCACCCATAACTGCATCACCAACAACTTCCACAGCCTGTACTACTTTCTTGCCAACATCATGGAGATTTATGTGGTTGTGAAAAATCTCCTCACTTAGCCACTCAGTAGTAGCTTTCAAATTATGAATTGGTGTTGGCAATAACCTCAAATAAGTGGCTTGGCGGATTAAGTGAGCAGGTTCACCCTTGACTTCTAAGACGTCGTAAATGTTAGCAGCAGCATCATTTAACCCAAGCTTAAGAAGAGTTCCGCGTAAGCTTACTTTGACAGGTTTGGGATCATTTCCTGAGGCAATGGCTTTTAAATTCTCAGCAATTGTTATTCCTTGTTGATAGGCAACTTGTGCAGTTGGTGGTAATGAAGCATCTTCTACAACAGCACAATCACCTCCTACAAAAACTTCAGGAAAATCTTGTAATTGTAGGGTTTGCGTGACTTTCAATCGACCGCGTTTGTCTCGATTTTCATCTGGAATTGGTAAGTCTTTGATCAGCGGATGGGTGTCAGTACCTGTTGTCCAAATTGTGGTGGATGTTACAAGTGTCTCAGATTTACCATCACGCTTATACTCAACTGTGCTGGGACTTATCGCTGTGACTTCTGCTTCCAAAAGTATCTCTATTTCCACAGTGCGTTTTTGCAAACTCTTCCCAGCAATTTCACGCATTGAATCCCTGTCACCTTTAAGGATTTCCTTGCTGTTATTAATGAGTACAATCCGCACTTCTTGAGGGTTACCTTTAAGCGCTGCATACCAATCTGGTAAAAAATCTGCTAAAGTGGCTGCGATTTCCACACCTGAAGGACCACCACCAATGATTGCGACTGTGAGTAGTTTACGACGTTGTTCTGGATCTTCGGTTTGTGCGGCTTTTTGGAAACAGTTACGCAAATGTTGATCAATGGCGATCGCATCTTTTTGCGTCCGAAAAGGTAAAGCATACTCTTTTGCTCCCTCAACACCAAAGTAGCCAGTGACGCTACCTAAAGCTAAGACTAAGTTGCTGTAGTTGTAGGAAGTTCCAGAAGTTAACTTGACTTGTCGTTGATGCAAATCAATCGATTCTACTGTATCTTGAACAAAAGTTACACCGCTACCCTTGAGTAATTCTGCAAAACGTGGTACTACCTGAAAAGCATCCATCTCACCACTAAAATACTCATAGAGTAATGGCTTAAAGCAAAAGCGTTCGTTGCTATCAATTAAGATGATTGAGTCAGGATAGTCTTGGTTAGCAAGATGTAACGCTGTAAAAAGCCCACTAAAGCCACCACCTAAAATAATTGTTTGAGAAACTGGATTGCTCATAACTGATAAACTAGATTGCTCATAAGATGATTTTTCTCCTATGGGTTTAAAAAAAATGTAGTCAAAGTAACCTAGCAGGCTGCTTGGAAAGTGTCCTATTGTACCAAAATTATTGAGAATCTTTCTAAATCCAAGCGGGTGTGATGATTTTAAGTACAGCCACTTATGCCGTCTTTGTGGTAAAAACAACAGCGAGCAAAATGTTGTAATTATCGCATAGGTAAAGCCATAGAACTATTTCGTACAACAAACTAATATAAGTAAAGAACGTTGATTTCTATAAATGGATTTCAATAAATATGCTGAAACAATTTTCCTGGAATTTTAACAATTTTCCATTAGGCAAAAAGCTAACTGTATTACTGCTCATTATATTTATTGCAGGAATTACTCTGAGTGGTATAGCTTTGTCTGGGATCCTAAATTACAAAGCTCAAGATGAAGTGAGTTCAAATGGTAAATTGCTGTTTCGGACTATAAACTCTGTCCGATCTTATACCAATGATGAAGTTAATCCCGAGTTGGAAGCACGCTTAGGAAAGGATGAATTTGCAGCACAGACTATCCCTGCTTACTCAGCACGGAAAGTTTTTGAAAAGCTACGAAATGAGGACGAAGCCTATAAAGATTTTTTCTATAAGGAGGCGATGCTGAATCCAACAAATCCTCGGGATAAAGCTGATAGCTTTGAGACAGAACTTATACAAAAATTCCGTCAAGACAAAAAGCTTCCATTTTTGTCAGGATTCCGCCCTTTTGATAACGAGAATTTTTATTATATTGCGCGTCCCTTAGCGATAACCGAATCTAGTTGCTTGAGATGTCACAGCACACCAGATGTTGCACCCAAGAACATGATTGCGACTTATGGAACAGAAAATGGATTTGGATGGAAATTAAATCTTATTAATGGTGTTCAGATAGTTTCTATTCCTGCTAGCCAAGTCTTCCAGAAAGCTAATCAATCGTTTGTATTAGTGATGGGAATCGTGACTATCATTTTTGCGATCGCCATATACATGGCTAACTTCTGGCTGACGCGATATGTTGTACGACCGATTAAACGTGTCGTCCGTGTTGCAGAAGCTGTTAGTACTGGTGATATGGATGCAGAGTTTGAGAAAGTAGCTAACGATGAGGTGGGCAGTTTGGTGGAAGCTTTCACACGCATGAAGATAAGTTTAGTTATGGCAATTAAAAGTTTTGAACGATATCGTGGAGGAAATCAGTGAACTATTAGACAAGATTGCAAAAGTAACAATTGCCACTCCTGTAGGGAAAGGAGAAAGGTTAAAGGGGAAAGGTTTTTTCTTATTCTTTTCTCCCTTACCCTTTTCCCTACAACTGCCACGAAGTCTATTGTTTACTGATTTAGGACTTACGCACGAGTTACTAATGAACTTGACTTTGAGATTGCTTCCTTACGTCGCAATGACCCAAGTACGTTATTTTTGCGTAAGTCCTGTGATTGTTGAAAATTATAGCGGTTTTCAATTGCGTCCAATACAGTAGAAACCATACTGTACGGTGAGACCAGTGCTGCAGGAGGGGAGCCACTGCGTTGGAGAGCCAGTACTGCAGGAGGGTCTCCCTCCGTAGGTATCTGGCGTCCGGGTTTCCCGGCTTGTAGACGCCCGGAGGGCGGCTTCCCGCAGGGTAGCATGTGGCGTTCTCCCGACAGAGGCATCTGGCGAATCCGGAGGGATCTCTACACACCGTTGTATATTTGATTGAAACGAGAATCGCTATAAAAATTGATAATGGCTCGCAAATTAGAAAACAAAACAATTGACTACAAATCTAACTTAAACTGGTCATCAGAAACGGAACTCGTCGGGCTAGTATTTGAGTTCGTCACGCTAGCAGATGTTTCTATTTACCCTCAGTATACTATTGGACTGCATGCTTGGTTTCTTGACCAAGTGCGTTCTTATGATCCAGAACTTTCTGCGTACCTCCATGATGGTGAGTCAGAAAAACCCTTTACAATTTCTGCATTAGATGGAGAATTAGTCAGCAGTGGTAGGCAAGTGCAACTGTGCGCCAACAACTCTTACTACTGGTATGTCACAGTATTGTCGAGTCGAGTCTCACAATGGATGGAAAAGTGGGTGCAAAATTTACCAAAAGAACTTAACTTGCGCAATGCATCCTTGCAGATTCGCTCTTGCAATATTGCTCATGATCCCACAACTTATGCTCAACTGCTAAACTCTGAACATGGAGAAACTGTTACCTTAAAATTTCTCAGCCCAACCAGTTTCCGTCGCAAAGGTCATCATTTTCCCTTACCAATGCCAACGAATGTTTTTCACAGTTATTTGCGTCGTTGGAATGACTTTTCTGGAATGTCTGTTGATCAGGAGGCGTTTCTGGCTTGGGTGGATGATAACGTCTTGATTATCCGTCACCAACTCACATCTATGAAAGTCCTAGCAGGTAAGAAAGGTGCGGTAACGGGATTTACAGGAACTATAGAATTTGGTTTGACTAAAGAAGCTTCCAAACAACCAGACTTTTGCAAGCTATTTTATGCTTTGGGAAAGTTAGCACCTTACTGTGGTACTGGTCATAAAACAACGTTTGGATTAGGTCAAACACGGTTGGGTTGGTCATCGCAAGCAGCACCAGAAGTACCTGATGTGCAAAGCTTGCTAGCAAAACGTATTGAGGAACTGACAGACATTTTTAAGGCACAGCGTAAGCGGACTGGAGGCGATCGCGCAGAAGAGATAGCATCAAAATGGGCAACAATCCTGGCGCGGCGGGAGATGGGGGAGTCATTGCAGCTGGTGGCGCAAGATTTGGAAATGCCTTATGAGACGGTGAAGACTTATGTAAAATTGGCGCGTCGTGCTTTAAAACCAGGGTAGTTTAGTATGATTTCTAAAACTGGTGTCCACCAGTCGCGTCGCTTCTCCTCGTTCCACCTTCACCAAGTTTTCCCTTGAAGTGGCGATAGTAAGATACAGAGAAATCCCGTTATCAACCGCCGCCAGTACTAAAGCAGCTGATAGGGTTTTTGTCCCGCCTGTGTAGTCAGCAAGAATTTCATCATCAGGGGCTTGTTGTTGGAGATGACGAATGCACTGGTGGATTTTGAGGTAGCATTCTGATAAATCGTCGGGGTTTTGGATGAGAATTAAATCTCGTTCTGGTTGAAAGCGATCGCCTAACCCCACCTGTGCTGGAATATTTGGTAATCTGTCAATAACTTCGCTTCCGCGTCGGACTTCGCAAGGTGTTCCTTCGCCAATGACTTGGGACTTGCTTCCTTTGTCGCCATCCGAGGCGATGAAGATGATGCGTTCGGGTTGGAGAGTGTGAATTGCGGTGACGATGGGTTGGAAGGAACCCCCGACGGTGACGAGGAGAAGTTTGGGCATGGTGAATGAGTTTGGTGAAGTTTTTATGTAAGTTTTAGTTGGGTATATTGAGGAAACAGCATTTCTAAGTTTTTAATTAAATGGTTCATTTACCTGAAAATAGCTGTAAAATAAACTAAATAATAGAAAGCTCTTCATCAATCAACACACTTCACACTTTTAATACTCCCATCTTCTTTGAGAGACACAATTTTCACCTTCACCGTCTGTCCTTCCTTAA
This portion of the Brasilonema sennae CENA114 genome encodes:
- a CDS encoding cation:proton antiporter — protein: MMDASVIGEQVIATNLKQFLLVLAVSLGVATISQIFSWFRQIPYTLLLVIVGLGLAFADVRLVDLSPELILFIFLPPLLFEAAWNLKWSNLKRDLLPITLYAVIGVVISIVGMAIGLNKFAGISLTTALLIGASLCATDPVSVTALFRELGVPSRLTTLIEGESLFNDGMAVVAFSFLVQLPLGTAELELKPIVVELFTVVGIGMAVGGLIGFGISYLTQRFDLPLVEQSLTLVSTYATYLIVEELGGSGVIGVVTTGLILGNFGSRIGMNPRTRVIVTEFWEFLAFFVNSIVFLLIGDQIRYASLEENLTIIAVTVGVMILSRAIAILSLSQLSNLLQASKITLPEQTILWWGGVRGSVSIALALSVPTIVVEREKIIATVFGAVLFTLLFQGLSIKPLLQKLNFLGDQSLRERYLEIVARTVALNRVLQHLQVDQRPGVDPEFYRYQEALVKGEIENLEAQINQLQDEHPNIRNFPAEQLRGELLAIEADTYAEFLRTGQLNKELSPLLEDVLQNSEGI
- the trpD gene encoding anthranilate phosphoribosyltransferase, with translation MITANVDTNPLDQDSSNWSALLQQLLERQSLSVSQASNLMSGWLQEAIPPVLSGAILAAIQAKGVSAEELLGMVEVLYSQSNKPAQRDLIVGNSPLVDTCGTGGDGASTFNISTAVAFVTAAAGVKVAKHGNRSASGKTGSADVLEALGVNLKASLEKTQEAVSAVGMTFLFAPDWHPALKVLAPLRKTLKVRTIFNLLGPLINPLKPTGQVIGVNSPVLVETFAKVLNQLGTRRAITLHGREKLDEAGLGDKTDLAVLSNQQIHLIELSPQQLGLNPAPISELRGGDVEENAEILKAVLQGKGTGPQQDVVALNAAFALYVGEAVPDQADDYQTFSQAVIVAKEILQSGLAWKKLEQLAEFLK
- a CDS encoding NAD(P)/FAD-dependent oxidoreductase, with product MSNPVSQTIILGGGFSGLFTALHLANQDYPDSIILIDSNERFCFKPLLYEYFSGEMDAFQVVPRFAELLKGSGVTFVQDTVESIDLHQRQVKLTSGTSYNYSNLVLALGSVTGYFGVEGAKEYALPFRTQKDAIAIDQHLRNCFQKAAQTEDPEQRRKLLTVAIIGGGPSGVEIAATLADFLPDWYAALKGNPQEVRIVLINNSKEILKGDRDSMREIAGKSLQKRTVEIEILLEAEVTAISPSTVEYKRDGKSETLVTSTTIWTTGTDTHPLIKDLPIPDENRDKRGRLKVTQTLQLQDFPEVFVGGDCAVVEDASLPPTAQVAYQQGITIAENLKAIASGNDPKPVKVSLRGTLLKLGLNDAAANIYDVLEVKGEPAHLIRQATYLRLLPTPIHNLKATTEWLSEEIFHNHINLHDVGKKVVQAVEVVGDAVMGALGAKKLLHMLGDDEKKN
- a CDS encoding Tll0287-like domain-containing protein, whose product is MLKQFSWNFNNFPLGKKLTVLLLIIFIAGITLSGIALSGILNYKAQDEVSSNGKLLFRTINSVRSYTNDEVNPELEARLGKDEFAAQTIPAYSARKVFEKLRNEDEAYKDFFYKEAMLNPTNPRDKADSFETELIQKFRQDKKLPFLSGFRPFDNENFYYIARPLAITESSCLRCHSTPDVAPKNMIATYGTENGFGWKLNLINGVQIVSIPASQVFQKANQSFVLVMGIVTIIFAIAIYMANFWLTRYVVRPIKRVVRVAEAVSTGDMDAEFEKVANDEVGSLVEAFTRMKISLVMAIKSFERYRGGNQ
- the cas6 gene encoding CRISPR-associated endoribonuclease Cas6, giving the protein MARKLENKTIDYKSNLNWSSETELVGLVFEFVTLADVSIYPQYTIGLHAWFLDQVRSYDPELSAYLHDGESEKPFTISALDGELVSSGRQVQLCANNSYYWYVTVLSSRVSQWMEKWVQNLPKELNLRNASLQIRSCNIAHDPTTYAQLLNSEHGETVTLKFLSPTSFRRKGHHFPLPMPTNVFHSYLRRWNDFSGMSVDQEAFLAWVDDNVLIIRHQLTSMKVLAGKKGAVTGFTGTIEFGLTKEASKQPDFCKLFYALGKLAPYCGTGHKTTFGLGQTRLGWSSQAAPEVPDVQSLLAKRIEELTDIFKAQRKRTGGDRAEEIASKWATILARREMGESLQLVAQDLEMPYETVKTYVKLARRALKPG